The Stenotrophomonas indicatrix DNA segment CGCATACGGAGATCGCATGCAGTTCAGGACCGGCACCAACGAGGATGTAAGCACACTGTGGGCCCTGAGAACGCGCTGCGTACGTGAGCTGTGCAGCAGCCACTATCCGCCGGCGGTGATTGCACCCTGGTCGGCGTCGCCGCCGCCGGTGCAGTATTCGCGGCTGCTGGGGCAGGGCGGCTGCGTCGTCGCCGAGGATGATCGGGGCAATGTGCTGGGGTTTGGTGTGCTCGATGCCGAGGGCAACGAGATCGACGCGTTGTTCGTCGATCCGGATCGGGGCGGGCAGGGGATTGGCCAAGCGCTGATGCAGCGGTTGCTGGCCCTGGCCGACCCGACGCGGGAGGTGGTGTTGTCGGCTTCGCTCAATGCCGTGCCGTTCTACCAGCGGCAGGGCTTCGTCGCCGAACGCGAGGAACTGTATCCGCATCCCAGCGGCGTGGCATTGGCTTCGGTGAAAATGCGCCGGCCAGCCTGATGTGTCCGGCGCTACCGCACGTTGATCAACGCGTGGCCAACCACGCTGTCACGCCGTCTGCCGCACGCAGTCCGCTGGCATAGCACGCCGTCAACAGGTAGCCACCGGTCGGGGCTTCCCAGTCCAGCATTTCTCCGGCGCAGAACACGCCCGGCAAGGCACGCAGCATCAACCCATCGTCCAGCGCATCCAGGCGCACGCCACCTGCCGTGCTGATCACCTCGGCCATCGGCCGCGGGCGCAACAGGCGCAGCGGCAGGCGCTTCAATGTGGTGACTACGGCGGACAGATCGTTGCCGGCATCCTTGCCCAGCGTTTCGAATACCAGCGCGGTCTTCACCGCGTCGAGCCCCGCCTGGCGACGCAGGTGCTCGCCGAAGCTGCGACCCTTGCGCGGCTGTGAGAGATCGGCCTGCAGACGTGCGTAGTCGCGGCCCGGAACCAGGTCCAGCCATAGGGTGGCGTGACCATCGCGGTTGATGGTGTCACGCAGGTCGGCCGACAGGGCGTAGATCAGGCTGCCTTCGATACCGTACTCGCTGGCGACGCACTCGCCCTGCAGCGAGTGCGGCCCACCGTCGAGGCCATGCCAATGTGCGACGACCGGCTTCAGTGGCGCTCCCGCGTGGCGCTGCGCGAAGAACGGTGTCCACGCCACGTCGAATCCGCAGTTGGCCGATTGCAGCGGCGCGATATCCACGGCGTGGGCCTGCAACGCCGGAACCCATGCGCCGTCGCTGCCGAGCTGCGGCCAGCTTCCGCCACCCAGCGCCAACACGGTCGCGTCGGCGCGCACGTCCAGC contains these protein-coding regions:
- a CDS encoding GNAT family N-acetyltransferase translates to MQFRTGTNEDVSTLWALRTRCVRELCSSHYPPAVIAPWSASPPPVQYSRLLGQGGCVVAEDDRGNVLGFGVLDAEGNEIDALFVDPDRGGQGIGQALMQRLLALADPTREVVLSASLNAVPFYQRQGFVAEREELYPHPSGVALASVKMRRPA
- a CDS encoding TIGR03862 family flavoprotein produces the protein MSNSDVRPPRRVAVIGGGPAGLFAAERLRAAGIDVDLYEAKGSPGRKFLIAGKGGLNLTHSDPRPLFDSRYREQAASVGQWLDGFDAQALRDWAAGFGVETYVGSSGRVFPVDRKAAPLLRGWVRRLKEQGVRLHVNHRWQGWGEDGALRFATESGALDVRADATVLALGGGSWPQLGSDGAWVPALQAHAVDIAPLQSANCGFDVAWTPFFAQRHAGAPLKPVVAHWHGLDGGPHSLQGECVASEYGIEGSLIYALSADLRDTINRDGHATLWLDLVPGRDYARLQADLSQPRKGRSFGEHLRRQAGLDAVKTALVFETLGKDAGNDLSAVVTTLKRLPLRLLRPRPMAEVISTAGGVRLDALDDGLMLRALPGVFCAGEMLDWEAPTGGYLLTACYASGLRAADGVTAWLATR